In Podospora pseudopauciseta strain CBS 411.78 chromosome 3, whole genome shotgun sequence, one genomic interval encodes:
- a CDS encoding hypothetical protein (EggNog:ENOG503PF8M), giving the protein MGSIDKFLGPGLSYGNNHDQQLPSEADDIGLQNPAHSLNLLHQEILSEGDVTRDFDQNFEPFRLAFSHGPFLWPRSLCGPTGPTNTSVTVDYQLTWPGLNPLLERAAMIGEHKQPYVIIPSEWAPMDNPGDMTKRLQREMRGRYAHRYKCPQVFVFDSFHLVILQFRAASKDQIQDENCHVDICIIPRGQLSQEQCTIQYALYRLAWRGWMRLSAMLATQQGSKRKTVTVAVDGIPRTYEWWSGKPLWEVAPGRYQYGHPNGWKRQFFRLGTGGYWIWADDNGNYPDGGLVYDTGNCLQ; this is encoded by the exons ATGGGATCCATCGACAAGTTTCTAGGCCCTGGCCTCAGCTATGGCAATAATCACGATCAGCAACTGCCCTCGGAGGCTGACGACATTGGTCTACAGAACCCCGCTCATTCTCTGAATCTCCTTCACCAAGAAATTCTAAGCGAAGGCGACGTGACCCGTGACTTCGACCAGAATTTTGAACCGTTCCGTCTAGCGTTTTCCCATGGGCCGTTTCTTTGGCCTAGATCGCTCTGTGGGCCGACTGGACCGACAAACACATCAGTGACAGTTGACTATCAGCTCACGTGGCCAGGACTGAACCCCCTGCTTGAGAGAGCCGCCATGATAGGAGAGCACAAGCAGCCGTATGTTATCATACCAAGCGAGTGGGCACCAA TGGACAACCCAGGCGATATGACGAAGAGACTCCAAAGAGAGATGAGAGG TAGATATGCGCATCGTTACAAGTGCCCTCAAGTCTTCGTCTTCGATTCATTCCACCTCGTCATTCTGCAATTCAGAGCTGCGAGCAAGGATCAGATACAGGATGAGAACTGCCACGTCGATATCTGCATCATACCCAGGGGGCAACTCTCCCAGGAACAATGCACCATCCAATACGCACTCTACCGATTGGCATGGAGAGGCTGGATGCGTCTTTCGGCGATGTTGGCAACTCAGCAGGGttcgaaaagaaagacgGTGACCGTTGCTGTTGACGGAATACCTCGTACATACGAGTGGTGGTCAGGAAAGCCATTGTGGGAGGTGGCTCCTGGTCGTTACCAGTATGGCCATCCAAATGGATGGAAACGCCAGTTTTTCAGATTAGGGACGGGTGGGTATTGGATTTGGGCGGATGATAATGGTAACTATCcggatggggggttggtgtatGACACTGGGAATTGTTTGCAGTGA
- a CDS encoding hypothetical protein (COG:S; EggNog:ENOG503PE36): protein MYTDDELLLQNDKLPLEFRLGNRLIVAEKAELLLETVYRLELKRPPLLIALIQRFACLCPWARARWPEWFLPATVILKKRKAGWEAEFETEKQVYDVLKPIQGTIVPYFYGEAVYDGSPALVLSLIEGETLTHLWRYLPEQVLQKQFEEALGALTSYGVHYTDAKLDNFMMRNDGRLMVFDFEQVKLGSTRSWEESPNRDNVGSIMRGLKMRRVHLERQQARVGPAWTRPHG, encoded by the exons ATGTATACGGATGACGAGCTACTGCTGCAAAATGATAAGCTCCCTTTG GAATTTCGTCTCGGTAACCGGCTTATCGTTGCTGAAAAGGCCGAGTTGTTGCTAGAGACGGTGTACCGCCTGGAGCTTAAACGACCGCCCTTGCTCATTGCGCTGATCCAACGGTTCGCCTGTCTTTGCCCCTGGGCAAGAGCACGTTGGCCCGAGTGGTTTTTACCAGCGACAGTTATCCTTAAGAAGCGAAAGGCCGGCTGGGAAGCAGAGTTCGAAACAGAAAAACAAGTCTACGACGTCTTGAAGCCGATTCAGGGAACCATCGTGCCGTATTTCTATGGCGAAGCTGTGTATGATGGATCCCCAGCATTGGTTCTGTCCCTCATCGAGGGAGAGACCCTAACCCACCTTTGGCGCTATCTCCCCGAACAAGTTTTGCAAAAGCAGTTTGAGGAGGCTCTTGGTGCTCTGACATCATATGGAGTCCACTACACCGATGCGAAGTTGGACAACTTCATGATGCGGAATGACGGGCGATTGATGGTCTTTGACTTTGAGCAGGTGAAACTCGGAAGCACAAGGAGTTGGGAGGAAAGTCCCAATCGCGACAATGTTGGTTCTATAATGAGAGGCTTGAAGATGAGGCGCGTGCATTTGGAGCGCCAGCAAGCCCGGGTTGGCCCTGCCTGGACTCGCCCCCATGGTTAA
- the CTR3_2 gene encoding Copper Transporter integral membrane protein that functions in high affinity copper transport (EggNog:ENOG503P3B6; COG:P): MDHSNHDMTPTSTITSVIATTTSTAAAAAAGGGHGHGGGTGCKISMLWNWNTIDSCFISSSWKITSNQMFGGSCVGVLLLAITMEALRRLTKEYDRYLVKKHREALAGQHNVDVTQGYRPKIWEQAVRAALHMVQFAVGYFIMLLAMYYNGYIIICIFLGAYLGSFVFHWEPLGARDAVGQTTATKDPTLCCH, from the exons ATGGACCACTCCAACCACGACATGACACCCACCTCAACCATCACCAGTGTGATCGCCACGACAACCTCgaccgctgctgctgcggcagccggcggcggccatggccacggcggcggcaccggTTGCAAAATTAGCATGCTCTGGAACTGGAACACGATCGACTCCTGCTTCATCTCCTCGTCGTGGAAAATCACCTCAAACCAAATGTTTGGTGGGTCATGCGTCGGCGTTTTGTTGCTCGCCATCACGATGGAAgccttgaggaggttgacgaAGGAGTATGACCGGTACCTGGTCAAGAAACATCGTGAGGCATTGGCTGGGCAGCACAATGTCGACGTTACACAGGGGTACAGGCCGAAGATCTGGGAGCAAGCGGTCAGGGCAGCCTTGCACATGGTACAGTTTGCGGTGGGATACTTTATCATGCT GTTGGCGATGTACTACAATGGGTACATCATTATATGCATTTTTCTTGGGGCATATCTCGGGTCCTTCGTGTTTCACTGGGAGCCACTCGGTGCGCGTGATGC CGTGGGACAAACAACTGCCACGAAGGACCCCACACTTTGTTGCCATTGA
- a CDS encoding hypothetical protein (COG:S; EggNog:ENOG503NW1P) codes for MTSTWYKSRSRYFNRKYDDASKAQASPPPPLGNLVQTIEISDLDMNLNSKIASPSIRDCRLITSYNWLEGKEAAPTILVPAKPPLWAPVASPSRLNEDNGTYFRDKNAARFPKHPLEPCVIAAMEADNNISPEVDIVACGSTLGNLLRFVRRQDKPFRILVEKIHNTVFFTRRENTPTEIIPGVRGYGHSFPEANTIWEPDVKGSVSHQRIVRYTFGGHRILVRFEADGYIKPHAQGPSSVNSTSSTTAIDQTSLADLLSEADMGLASQTTATLAETTINVKFGGELIPQAQVFDLKTRSIYTKDKKDHLAEELPRLWVSQIPTFILAFHTQGLFKKADIQIKDVREDVQRWELDHQAELAQLKGLIDMIIEVVSDMPDQKMELRYAGIGGLEVREQLADVNDALSDAVKARWGLRGGALTDESDDEVGETETQGSDHDSFDPETDVNEEDSDEDHRYYHDNLYGYDYEKELPDYTACSADQCGYCGKCPY; via the exons ATGACTTCGACTTGGTACAAATCTCGCAGCCGCTACTTCAACCGGAAGTATGATGACGCTTCGAAGGCCCAggcatctcctcctccgccattgGGGAACCTGGTTCAAACCATCGAGATATCTGATCTCGATATGAATCTCAACAGCAAGATCGCCTCACCTTCAATCCGCGACTGCAGGCTCATCACATCATACAACTGGCTTGAGGGGAAGGAAGCCGCACCAACGATCCTTGTGCCTG CCAAGCCACCTTTGTGGGCTCCAGTTGCATCTCCGTCGCGTCTCAACGAAGACAATGGGACTTACTTCCGAGACAAGAACGCCGCCCGGTTTCCGAAGCACCCACTGGAGCCGTGTGTTATCGCTGCCATGGAGGCAGACAACAACATCTCTCCCGAGGTTGATATCGTGGCTTGTGGAAGCACCTTGGGCAACCTCCTTCGCTTTGTTCGCCGGCAAGACAAGCCGTTCCGAATCCTCGTTGAAAAAATCCACAATACCGTCTTCTTCACGAGACGTGAGAACACACCCACCGAGATCATTCCCGGAGTCCGTGGATACGGTCACAGCTTTCCCGAGGCCAACACCATCTGGGAGCCTGATGTCAAGGGGTCGGTCTCGCACCAGCGCATCGTTCGATATACCTTCGGTGGTCATCGCATCCTAGTTCGCTTCGAAGCAGATGGATACATCAAGCCCCATGCTCAAGGCCCCTCCTCGGTCAATAGCACCTCGTCCACAACCGCCATAGATCAGACATCTCTTGCGGATTTACTCTCTGAAGCTGACATGGGACTTGCATCCCAGACCACTGCCACATTAGCCGAGACCACGATCAATGTCAAATTCGGCGGTGAGCTTATCCCGCAAGCTCAAGTCTTTGATCTCAAGACCCGTAGCATCTAcaccaaggacaagaaggatcATCTGGCCGAGGAACTGCCCCGTCTATGGGTCTCCCAAATCCCCACGTTCATTCTCGCCTTTCACACCCAGGGGCTGTTTAAAAAGGCGGATATTCAGATCAAGGACGTCAGGGAGGATGTCCAACGTTGGGAGTTGGATCACCAAGCTGAGCTTGCACAGCTCAAGGGTCTCATTGATATGATCATCGAGGTTGTCTCCGACATGCCTGACCAGAAGATGGAGCTGAGGTATGCGGGAATTGGCGGGCTAGAAGTACGTGAGCAGCTTGCGGATGTGAACGATGCGCTTTCTGATGCAGTCAAGGCTCGGTGGGGGTTGCGGGGTGGGGCCTTGACAGatgagagtgatgatgaggttggcgagACTGAAACTCAGGGATCTGATCATGACTCTTTTGACCCCGAGACTGATGTCAACGAGGAGGACAGCGATGAAGATCATCGGTACTACCACGACAACCTGTACGGCTACGACTATGAGAAGGAGTTGCCCGATTACACAGCTTGTTCGGCAGACCAGTGCGGGTACTGTGGGAAGTGTCCTTACTAG